Proteins from a genomic interval of Zingiber officinale cultivar Zhangliang chromosome 2A, Zo_v1.1, whole genome shotgun sequence:
- the LOC122043561 gene encoding uncharacterized protein LOC122043561 — protein sequence MEDAAAHVLHLLDLYWFRQQILLPPPPPPPPPPPADPQPRQPLRLRRALSHESAPAPSASLAIQPPQLRAILSGKEAPPEALFPAPPAAHAKGNGDRRQKRRRLRRTKSKSLTDLEFEELKGLIDLGFAFSHEEADPRLLEIVPGLRRNKAGGAPGSVSVARPYLSEAWETRPEADLLNNWRFQAAAAAGGVNLKDQLKSWAHAVASAIVR from the coding sequence ATGGAGGACGCCGCCGCGCACGTGCTCCACCTCCTCGATCTCTACTGGTTCCGCCAACAAATCCTCctcccacctcctcctcctccgccgccgccgccaccggcAGATCCGCAGCCTCGTCAGCCTCTCCGCCTCCGCCGCGCTCTCAGCCACGAGTCCGCCCCCGCCCCTTCCGCCTCCCTCGCCATCCAACCGCCCCAGCTGAGGGCCATCCTGTCCGGGAAGGAGGCCCCACCGGAGGCCCTCTTCCCCGCGCCCCCCGCCGCCCACGCGAAGGGCAACGGCGACCGGAGGCAGAAGAGGAGGAGGCTGAGGAGGACGAAGAGCAAGAGCTTGACGGACCTGGAGTTCGAGGAGCTCAAGGGGCTCATCGATCTGGGCTTCGCCTTCTCCCACGAGGAGGCCGACCCCCGGTTGCTGGAGATCGTGCCGGGGCTGCGGAGGAACAAGGCTGGGGGCGCACCGGGATCCGTCTCCGTCGCCAGGCCGTACCTATCGGAGGCGTGGGAGACGAGGCCGGAGGCGGATCTCCTGAACAATTGGCGGTTCcaagccgccgccgccgccggcggGGTGAACTTGAAGGACCAGCTGAAGAGTTGGGCGCACGCGGTCGCATCCGCCATCGTACGATGA
- the LOC122040819 gene encoding peroxidase P7-like → MSSRAAAAAFLVLLVVSAAAAAARLSHKYYSTSCPGLQPLVRRIVDQALSQDPALGAALLRLFFHDCFVNGCDASVLLDDTASFTGEKNAAPNVNSLRGFEVIDAIKASVEAKCSRTVSCADIVALAARDSVAALGGPYWAVYLGRRDAQTASQRAAVANLPPPGASLSTLLSSFGAKGLAAGDMIALSGAHTIGQARCANFRQHIYNDTDVDPGFAAVRQLGCEASGGDSLTAPLDVRTPLVFDNEYYRNLVARKGLLHSDQQLFDGGQYDYLVRRYSVSQTAFFTDFAAAMVKMGDMSPLTGSSGEIRTNCRRWN, encoded by the exons ATGTCATCCcgggccgccgccgccgccttcctcGTCCTCCTAGTCGTCTCcgcggccgccgccgccgcccggCTCTCCCATAAATACTACTCCACCTCCTGCCCCGGCCTTCAACCCCTCGTCCGCCGCATCGTGGACCAAGCGCTGTCTCAGGATCCGGCGTTGGGCGCCGCTCTGCTTCGCCTCTTCTTCCATGATTGCTTCGTGAAT GGCTGCGACGCTTCGGTTCTCCTCGACGACACCGCGAGCTTCACCGGCGAGAAGAACGCCGCCCCCAACGTGAACTCCCTCCGGGGATTCGAGGTCATCGACGCCATCAAAGCCAGCGTCGAAGCAAAGTGCAGCCGGACCGTGTCTTGCGCCGATATCGTCGCCCTCGCCGCTAGAGACAGCGTTGCCGCG CTGGGAGGCCCATACTGGGCGGTGTACCTGGGCCGGCGGGATGCGCAGACGGCTAGCCAGAGGGCGGCGGTGGCGAACCTGCCGCCGCCCGGCGCGAGCCTTTCGACTCTGTTGTCTTCCTTCGGGGCGAAGGGGCTGGCGGCGGGGGACATGATCGCGCTCTCCGGGGCCCACACCATCGGCCAGGCGCGCTGCGCCAACTTCCGCCAGCACATCTACAACGACACCGACGTCGACCCCGGGTTCGCCGCAGTCCGCCAGCTGGGCTGCGAGGCCTCCGGCGGCGACTCTTTAACGGCGCCGCTGGACGTACGGACGCCGCTGGTCTTCGACAACGAGTACTACCGGAACCTGGTGGCGCGAAAGGGGCTGCTGCACTCCGATCAGCAGTTGTTCGACGGCGGCCAGTACGACTACCTGGTGCGCCGCTACAGCGTCAGCCAGACGGCCTTCTTCACCGACTTCGCCGCCGCCATGGTCAAGATGGGCGACATGAGCCCCCTCACAGGCTCCAGTGGAGAGATCAGGACGAATTGCCGGAGGTGGAACTGA